In one window of Zingiber officinale cultivar Zhangliang chromosome 11A, Zo_v1.1, whole genome shotgun sequence DNA:
- the LOC122032631 gene encoding pre-mRNA cleavage factor Im 25 kDa subunit 2 translates to MVSSPVVNTYPLSNYTFGAKEPKMEKDTSVADRLARMKLNYMKEGMRTSVEGILLVQEHNHPHILLLQIGNTFCKLPGGRLKPGENEIEGLKRKLSSKLAPSSASFQPNWQIGECVATWWRPNFETVMYPYCPPHITKPKECKKLFIVHLSEREYFAVPKNLKLLAVPLFELYDNVQRYGPVISTIPQQLSRFQFNMVTS, encoded by the exons ATGGTGTCGTCTCCGGTGGTAAACACTTACCCTCTTTCCAACTACACCTTCGGGGCGAAGGAGCCCAAGATGGAGAAGGACACGTCCGTGGCCGATCGTCTCGCCCGCATGAAACTCAA CTATATGAAAGAAGGCATGCGGACAAGTGTTGAAGGGATATTGTTG GTGCAGGAGCACAACCACCCACATATACTTCTACTGCAAATAGGAAATACTTTCTGTAAACTCCCTGGTGGACGTCTGAAACCTGGAGAAAATG AAATTGAGGGCCTGAAGCGGAAACTTTCAAGCAAACTTGCTCCAAGTTCAGCTTCTTTCCAGCCTAATTGGCAG ATCGGGGAGTGTGTTGCGACGTGGTGGAGGCCAAACTTTGAGACAGTAATGTACCCATACTGCCCTCCTCACATTACTAAGCCAAAG GAATGCAAGAAACTTTTCATCGTTCACCTCTCAGAAAGAGAGTATTTTGCTGTTCCCAAAAACTTGAAGTTGCTTGCTGTTCCATTATTTGAACTGTATGACAATGTTCAG AGGTATGGACCTGTTATCTCTACAATTCCTCAACAGCTCTCAAGGTTCCAGTTCAACATGGTCACATCATGA
- the LOC122031291 gene encoding uncharacterized protein LOC122031291, with product MAESSPPRDLKKGKAIVLREELREMLEEQVLFSLRVLEEKLPKGYKLLAIGEYDGSKDPEDHLRKFWNAVLLHQYSDAIKCRVLLNTLSSSAQKWFAGLLHGFITYFQDFKNIFLHHFTNSRKYQKTDHCLFALKQGSVEPLRIYVKRFNQVAQDVSSATSEILMSVFSHSLVEGELSHRESVKNFDEMLDSRVAQQVEAVQAPRSGQWGPRYCTYHRSHTHSTRDCVQFARDSRRTAELGLPSTKIAPKLQKLLANSSAAAGQLGKPLPDNAGQGAQQPGRDKEPMESPEEENRRNIAIREIDMIFGGPTDGDSTRVRNFRPQDLEGVELPYDDALIIKVVIANNHVARVFIDTRSFVNVLFKNAFEGMQIDTSELQPVVTSFYGFTGNKVQPMDLIKLVISLGSKPLVRTWRSTFIVVESPFSYNVILGRPTLHKFRAAISTFHQKMKFPVGDQVGEVKGEQLISHRCCVDMVKVEARKAQRTQDGRILVI from the exons ATGGCCGAGAGTTCCCCGCCTAGAGATTTAAAGAAGGGAAAAGCCATAGTCCTCCGAGAAGAGCTGAGAGAGATGCTCGAGGAGCAAGTGCTATTCTCTCTAAGGGTACTCGAGGAAAAGCTACCAAAGGGGTACAAGCTCTTAGCtattggagaatatgatggtagcaaagatccagaagatcatctccgAAAATTTTGGAACGCTGTGTTGCTACACCAATATAGCGATGCCATCAAGTGCCGAGTGCTCTTAAACACTCTGTCAAGCTCGGCACAAAAGTGGTTCGCTGGATTACTGCATGGGTTCATCACCTATTTTCAAGACTTCAAGAACATTTTCCTGCACCATTTCACCAATAGCAGGAAATATCAGAAGACAGACCACTGTCTCTTCGCCCTCAAACAAGGGTCAGTGGAGCCCTTGAGAATCTATGTCAAACGTTTCAACCAGGTAGCCCAGGACGTCTCGTCCGCTACTTCAGAGATCTTGATGAGTGTATTCTCCCACAGTCTAGTGGAGGGGGAGTTGTCTCATCGGGAGTCAGtaaagaattttgatgagatgctg GATTCCAGGGTGGCGCAACAGGTAGAAGCTGTTCAAGCCCCTAGATCTGGTCAGTGGGGGCCCCGTTATTGCACCTACCATAGGTCCCATACCCATTCCACTAGAGATTGTGTCCAGTTCGCCCGAGATTCTCGCAGGACGGCTGAACTGGGCTTGCCTTCGACTAAGATTGCACCCAAGCTTCAGAAGCTATTAGCCAACTCGTCTGCTGCTGCAGGGCAATTAGGTAAACCGCTGCCCGATAATGCAGGTCAGGGAGCCCAGCAGCCAGGTCGAGACAAGGAGCCAATGGAATCCCCCGAGGAAGAGAATAGGAGAAATATCGCCATTCGAGAGATTGACATGATATTCGGGgggcccactgatggagactCCACCCGGGTCCGAAA CTTTCGGCCGCAAGACCTGGAGGGAGTGGAGCTCCCTTATGATGATGCCCTTATAATCAAAGTAGTCATCGCCAACAACCACGTGGCCAGAGTTTTCATTGACACCAGAAGCTTTGTTAACGTGCTGTTCAAGAATGCATTCGAGGGCATGCAGATTGACACTAGTGAGCTTCAGCCTGTAGTTACTTCCTTTTATGGGTTCACTGGAAATAAGGTACAACCAATGGATCTAATTAAGCTAGTCATCTCTTTGGGTAGCAAACCATTGGTGAGGACCTGGAGGAGCACTTTTATTGTAGTGGAGTCTCCATtctcctacaacgtcatcttgggaagACCCACACTGCACAAGTTCCGAGCGGCCATctccaccttccatcagaagatgaaGTTTCCTGTGGGCGACCAGGTTGGGGAAGTCAAGGGTGAGCAACTGATATCCCATAGATGTTGCGTCGACATGGTGAAGGTGGAGGCTCGCAAAGCTCAAAGAACCCAAGATGGAAGGATCCTTGTCATCTAA